The stretch of DNA GGGCCaacatttcaaaccattattatcattattagcgtTTTAATCGTCATAACCATGTCCACCACTAATATccacggtgagctggcagaaacgttagcacgctgggcgaaatgcttattggtatttcgtctgtctctacgttctgagttcaaattccgccgaggtcgactttgcctttcatcctatcgggttcgataaattaagtaccagataggcacaggggtcgatgtaatcgaattaattcttttgtctgtccttgtttgtcccctctatgtttagccccttgtaggcaataaaaaagaatatccacgtcatcatcatcattatcttcatgatgagaaacagcagcaacagcagtagcagctgtaacaacagcagcagtaacaacagcagcattaacaacagcagcagtaacaacagcagcagcaacagcagcaataaggACAGTAGCTTCCTCTCGTTGAAATCAATAAATTAGAACATTGTATTAATTCATGCAGTGGAAAAATAAACTTTAATCGTCTAAAGGTGACATTGGGGACAAACGTAACAATAAATAGGGAGGGATTAATTCTAATCTTTTCTACTTAAAACGTTCTTATTTTGATCTCATTTGTGACGATTTGTGACGAATCcacggtcagctaaaagttttcaAAAGTATTAATCAAACTTACTGTTACTTCCTCGTTTACTACAAAAATAGCCATTTACTAAAATTTAACACTGTACATATGTAGGTGCGTTTGcgttacatacacaaacattcacacacacacaaacacccgcacacacgcgcacatatacacacacaaaagcgcgcgcgcacacatatgtatataacttttatcttttatttgcttcgcTCATTAGACTGAAGCCATTCTAGAatgctgccttgaagaatttttgtcgaatgtatcgacccaagtacttactttttaaaagcccggttcttattctatcggtgacttttgccgaaccgctatacacacacacacacacacacacacacacacacacatacacacacacacacatatatatattcggttcagcaaaagtccccgatagaataagaaccgggattttaaaaagtaagtacttgggtcgatacattcgactaaaaattcttgaaggcagtatTCTAGAATGGCCTTACGCAATGGTGAATCACTACAATTCTGCAATTCAGGTGTGTCGATAGGGCTATGTTTAAAATGTCCTATGATTTTTCGACATTTAACAAACAATGTTTCTGTATCTGCGGTTTTAAATCCATACAACATGCTCAACTAAAGCTATGAGCCAAACACGGAATATGAGTAAAATCAATTTGATTAACAGCTGAAACCAAATTTCGGACATTGTCTGTTACCAAAACCTGAATCTTCTTTGTTATATCCCAGTCTTTTACAAATTGCTTATATAACACAGCAACATTGTTAGAATAGTGACGTTCaacaacatgcacacactcagGTATAACACTTATTAATTTCCAGTCGTCAGCAATCCAATGACCGGTGATTCTGCAATAACTTTCATTACCCAGGGAGGTCAAAAAATCAGATTTTAGCGCAATTGCCTTTGAATTTTTCACTGCTTTTTTAACACTTTCTCTTTTGCTGTTATAAATATCAGCCAACATTTTATCAATAGTTTGCCGGCAAGGTAGTTTATATTCGGTATTTTGAAGTGCTGTACGCAATACTTGATGAAGACCATCATTTACTGTCGATATTGGCCTACCACTATTAGCTTTCCAATGTGCAAGTGATGTTTTAATGTCACGTTGTACGGTAGCACTCACCAGATGATCAAACCGACGATAAAACTGATTCAAAGTAATCTGCTTGGAGGTAAATGACAACGCCGCTGTAGACTGACTAAATGAAGCTGATTTTGCTAGGTGAGGTTTTGAGTAACGAGTGTTTGTTTTCAAGGTGGTAAGTAAGCGATCTGTTAGATCCAAGGTATGTGAACGATTTGTCGCAATGGATGCAATAAACGTTATCAGTATTTTGATATTACCATCAGCCAACAATTTAAATCCAAAATGTTCATGCAATCGAGctgatatagatttatatttcatAACTCGATTCTTCTCCGCCGCCATTTTACTGTTGTTACTATTGCTTCCTGACTTCCGGTACATTTGTTAATGGTAggtataaaattaaatttgaaaccgATTAATAAACATTTAATCGTTGAAATAAATGAACAATTAATCGATTAATTAATCGTTAAATTCTGCAACcctaataaatacacacacacgtacacttacacacacacacacacacacacacacacacacatatatatatatatatatatatatatatatgtgtgtctgtgtgtggtgtgtgtgtgctttatgtacgtgtatgtgggcTGTATGTATGTCAGCGTTTATGCTTTTCCTGTGTTAAAAACTGGTGTTGTGCAAAAGCTGTAACATAGCGATTCAACAATTAGATATGAGTAAAATAACTAACGATGTAAAATAAGAAATGGCGGTGAGTGTCCTCGATTACATCTCTTCAAGGCTGTCTTTCATCATAACCACAGTCCAAAGCCTGGATACATAGAAAgagtaaatttataaaatatttacggGTGGTagtgatttaaaaagaaaacaagtggcTTCTCTTTAAAAATGAATTAGAGACATTATTTAACATTGCCTTGCCAAACTGGAAAATATCCTAAAGCTAAAGCTTTGTTTTGTTGGgagattatttactttgtttaaaacaaTGATCACAAATGATTCTCTTGTATCTTAATACTTTGTTTCTTTGTCCACTACTGCTCCTCCACTATTATCCTGTACAATGTTGATGGTGTCTAAATGCTCGCTGTGACAGATTCGAGAGTGATTAGATTATTATTGTGGATTAAGTTAGTGAAAATAATATAAGTGTTGCGATTAATCTCTGGAAAGATTATCCTCTAAAATCGATTGAAATctagtgacaaaaatatttgtttcagttgaCCAGCGCCTAATCATGCACCCATGATTTGATTTTTACAGTTATGAATGCCAGTTGCTTTAGGCGTAGTAATGTTGTAATGGTGAATAGATAATTCCAAAAATATTTCCATTACCTGTTTTGTTAAACATTATCTCTGCatataatatttcaataattctcaatgttaatatgtattttgaacAAAAATACAACAGCAATTAGGACAACATAttggattgtaataatggaataagcagatgtgcttcaagaaaAAACAACTGGGATTTACCCTAATTACCTATACAGAatgtccttcatatatatatttataggcaaaAGGTTGTCTGTGCGGTATGAAGTTTACATCCCAACAACaagttttcgggttcagtcccactgtgtagcgtcttgggcaagtgtcttctaatgtagGCACGGgtcagccaaaaccttgtgagtgacttTGCtagagtgaaactgaaagaagcccatcatatatatatatatatatatatatatatatgatgggctgacccgtgcctatattagaagacacttgcccaagacgctacgccatatatatatatatatatatatatatatatatatatatatatatgtttatataattatgagttagaggttatgcaaACGTCAAGGGATATCTGTAGGCACTACTGGTTTATTACCTAACCATGTAGAGGTCAAAGATATAAGGTAAACAGTAGTTGGTAATTAAAATGGTAAACCGTAGTTTAATATATtgagataagaaaagaaatggagcaacaattaacaattagaagttgatcattggtattaaatGGTCATAGTTTAATTGTAGTTAAAATAGCATTTGCAGCTGTTTCGGATTGTTATTTTGTTTAGGCAAATTTACCTCAAAACACAACTAAAATAGCTGTAAATGTTAATTTAACTACAATTAAACTATGACCatttaataccaatgatcaacttctaataataattgttaCTCCGTTTCTTTTCTTAtccggcaatatatatatatatatatatatatatatatatatatataattaatcaatatagggtggcaaaaaattttgtagaattttttttttttgccaccagcgacctagtgggaaaaaattaaatagtcatagaccatttttaagttcaacatcacaatcaaggaacggccataataggccattcacccactagaaataacagccaaaagcttcaaccgcaaaataacatcaattcgtaaaccaggagaaaattaaaaaacatttaccctgtaatttcttatacgatgcaccgtttcatctactgttttaTGGTAAActaactgattaaattaaatcaagccaatcttccataggcccttagaatcatcagtaagaaatagccaagtcggaacagatattttcacgaggcatttccttcccgcctcggcaatatctgacctaaaattttcaaatcatcgcactcgcgccaaattatcggcagcaaataaatataagccgccgattccattacggaattaaccacaaaattcataattaatcaatatagggtggcaaaaaattttgtagaatttttttttttttttttttttgccaccagcggcctagtgggaaaaaattaaatagtcatagaccatttttaagttcaacatcacaatcaaggaacggccataataggccattcacccactagaaataacagccaaaagcttcaaccgcaaaataacatcaattccgtaaaccaggagaaaattaaaaaacatttaccctgtaatttcttatacgatgcaccgtttcatctactgtttaatggtaaactaacctgattaaattaaatcaagccaatctccataggcccttagatcatcagtaagaaatagccaagtcggaacagatattttcacgaggcatttcctccctgcctcggcaatatctgacctaaaattttcaaatcatcgcactcgcgccaaatttatcggcagcaaataaatataagccgccgattccattacggaattaaccaaaaattcataaactcaatatagggtggcaaaaaattttgtagaatttttttttttttttttttttttgccaccagcggcctagtgggaaaaaattaaatagtcatagaccatttttaagttcaacatcacaatcaaggaacggccataataggccattcacccactagaaaaacagccaaaagcttcaccGCAAAataaatcaattccgtaaaccaggagaaaattaaaaaaacatttaccctgtaatttcttatacgatgcaccgtttcatctactgtttaatggtaaactaacctgattaaattaaatcaagccaatcttccataggcccttagaatcatcagtaagaaatagccaagtcggaacagatattttcacgaggcatttccttccctgcctcggcaatatctgacctaaaattttcaaatcatcgcactcgcgccaaatttatcggcagcaaataaatataagccgccgattccattacggaattaaccacaaaattcataattaatcaatatagggtggcaaaaaattttgtagaatttttttttttttttttttttgccaccagcggcctagtgggaaaaaattaaatagtcatagaccatttttaagttcaacatcacaatcaaggaacggccataataggccattcacccactagaaataacagccaaaagcttcaactatattgattaattatgaattttctggttaattccgtaatggaatcggcggcttatatttatttgctgccgataaatttggcgcgagtgcgatgatttgaaaattttaggtcagatattgccgaggcagggaaggaaatgcctcgtgaaaatatctgttccgacttggctatttcttactgatgattctaagggcctatggaagattggcttgatttaatttaatcaggttagtttaccattaaacagtagatgaaacggtgcatcgtataagaaattacagggtaaatgttttttaattttctcctggtttacggaattgatgtttggcgcgagtgcgatgatttgaaaattttaggtcagatattgccgaggcagggaaggaaatgcctcgtgaaaatatctgttccgacttggctatttcttactgatgattctaagggcctatggaagattggcttgatttaatttaatcaggttagtttaccattaaacagtagatgaaacggtgcatcgtataagaaattacagggtaaatgttttttaattttctcctggtttacggaattgatgttattttgcggttgaagcttttggctgttatttctagtgggtgaatggcctattatggccgttccttgattgtgatgttgaacttaaaaatggtctatgactatttaattttttcccactaggccgctggtggcaaaaaaaaaaaaaaaaaaaaaaaaaaaaaaattctacaaaatttttgccaccctatattgattaattatgaattttctggttaatcccgtaatggaatcggcggcttatatttatttgctgccgataaatttggcgcgagtgcgatgatttgaaaattttaggtcagatattgccgaggcagggaaggaaatgcctcgtgaaaatatctgttccgacttggctatttcttactgatgattctaagggcctatggaagattggcttgatttatttaatcatcaggttagtttaccattaaacagtagatgaaacggtgcatcgtataagaaattacagggtaaatgttttttattttctcctggtttacggaattgatgttattttgcggttgaagcttttggctgttatttctagtgggtgaatggcctattatggccgttccttgattgtgatgatatatatatatatatatgaaaatctgtgtcggtgtgtttacatcatgtGTTGATGTGTTAACTTAGCGATACTAGgcttgaaaataaaatacaccataagtactgagatcgattcattcgactacacacacacaaatatttatgtagtgtgtgtgtttttttatatatatatcatatatatataatatatatatatatatatataatatatatatatatatatatatatatatatatatatatatatatatagatatatatctatatataatatatatgaaggaCTTACCCGTCAAAGacgacgtatgagtgttcagcttttgttgAACGACTTGCACGAATATGTTTATAGTGaataaatgtatgtgctgtaaaTTAGCTCGCGGCCTCAATGAAACCgacattgcctgaacaggtgtaAGTTGTACGCCTAGTCatatgtcgaagtgatcgcaaatCAAAATGAGATGATGTTGACCCACACATTCAAACAGATTCgcccacacaaacgtatacatatgcaaaagaagagaaagagagagagagagagagagagagagagagagagagagagagagagagagagagaaagagtaatgttatgcagatatatatatattaacgtctatagttgaaatttataagaCATGCAAATCATTAATTCAAAGGCAGTACAAACGAAGTATATATCTTTTCCTCTTAGTCAACGAAGTTTTACaatttttcacatacacacacatgttgccTATATGAGCAATCTTTCCtcaaaacacatacgcacacacatacttagaaatacaaactcatatacacacatgtgtatgtgatcATAAACATCACGTGATCacacgtgatcatgtgactgaccagaccatcagatgttgttacacatcgctggtcacaatgcgttcgcattgttttagccttcgaatgacgccacccccctggctaagcgagcaggccatgtgatcataaacatacatgcttatatatgcatatctatacacacacaagcgtgtaTTTGGActgaaatgtgcatatacatacattatatctatctatctatctatctatctatctatctatctatctatatatatatatatatatattatatatatattatatatattatatatatatatatatatgtatgtatgtatgtatgtatgcatcgtgGCACgccgtctgttacgacgacgcgggatccagttgatccgatcacggATCAGCCTGCtgataaaattaatgtgcaagttgcTGGGCACTCCACACGTGAACCTCTAGCGTAGagctcggggagattcagcgtgacacagactgtgacaaggctggttctttgaaatacagaaacgggaagaaagagtgagagaaagttatggtaaAAGAATACACAAAGGTTCGCCAcgacccctgccagagcctcgtgaagatttaggtgttttcgctcactaaACATTCACAAGGCCCTtggaaatcgaaactgcgagtccgctgtcctaaccactgggccattgcgcctccactatatatacatatacacatacatacatacatacatacatacatacatacatacatacatacatacatacacacacacacacacacacacacacacacacacacacacatatatatatatatatatatatgcgtttacatatatgcgtacatatatattcatacgttcatttatccattcatccatacataatcTTGTTAAAACAGGTTCTCCAacacccatatacatgtatatatatatatatatatatatacataatacatatatatatatgcatatatataaatgtatgtgtaaacacactcacacactcatgcacacataatcatatatatatatataggtaggtgagtaagcatatatgcatacatgaggtTTAGTTTATGTTTTCACGCAATAAAAACGTCAAATTGAAGCAATTTTCTTAAACATGCGtctcaaagtaaataaaatgctTTCACTCTCTTtgccatcaaaatatttttcaatcactacgggcgcttaatattttttttctttgtcttcaagTAAAAGCGTGTAAAGtacaaacaacaaccacaaaactaCATACATGAGCATGCAGATTGCTTATGCACCAATATACACGGAATAAGAATCCTGAAAATAACGAAGCAGActcaagaaaataacaacaaaacgacATGCAAGAATTAAACAGGTTTTGAATCCCTTCTCTGTATCAGATATTAACCCATGCCGTTTCCTCCGTCAACAAGCTTATTTTTACTTAGACATATTCGATGGTCCCCATATAACCTCTGTGCATGTTATCTTTATGTCTGTATGC from Octopus sinensis linkage group LG2, ASM634580v1, whole genome shotgun sequence encodes:
- the LOC115225700 gene encoding zinc finger BED domain-containing protein 1-like; amino-acid sequence: MYRKSGSNSNNSKMAAEKNRVMKYKSISARLHEHFGFKLLADGNIKILITFIASIATNRSHTLDLTDRLLTTLKTNTRYSKPHLAKSASFSQSTAALSFTSKQITLNQFYRRFDHLVSATVQRDIKTSLAHWKANSGRPISTVNDGLHQVLRTALQNTEYKLPCRQTIDKMLADIYNSKRESVKKAVKNSKAIALKSDFLTSLGNESYCRITGHWIADDWKLISVIPECVHVVERHYSNNVAVLYKQFVKDWDITKKIQVLVTDNVRNLVSAVNQIDFTHIPCLAHSFS